One genomic window of Candidatus Hydrogenedentota bacterium includes the following:
- a CDS encoding carboxypeptidase regulatory-like domain-containing protein, with translation MVDTAVLLGTFFETWPLLGRLAFASLELCALVPLLALAIKCGAIRSHRIQSLLWAIVLLNALVAVAFRAPFDLAVLDSASRGASPVAVGSNNLYTPRLLDSRRVGPEAGIPASAVRDIKTAMAAPAGVAPPKAARKAAPWRGYSPAAWLIGFWVAGAGALLAWLLVEQIRLHGLRRRTRAPSRALLAAYEAELEGAARWWTPALRVTEELETPAIAGIVRPVILAPQWLEREGTAEQWAWTLRHELTHWRHGDTLGQMLRLVAQAVFFFHPCVWWAGKRWEESAELACDRALLKTEHDAVGYARELCELLGMIGKRQRPLMSAGLFASRSHIGRRIETLLGDPFSHPDRLRLWQRALTCCALVGLLSVDPGVAGARTEPALPLASAITAAAPPEAGATPGARVLRFPEDYSMGTLQIGGESVDARGAVEAPAGAPVYLRVNDAGAADLSPLANFGATDIQSLSLTGTAVQDEQLAHIQGLTGLTRLELRETPVTDAGMQYLAGMTQLIRLNINSTDVGDEGMRHLGGMTAMQELVLNRTQVGDEGLSYIRNMSNLTYLDMWMLDITDEGMRYLAGLRNLDELGIEDTLITDSGLEFLEGLQRLRRLNLENNNITDAGLASLQKLPNLAEVSLADTYLTDAGMAILARFPALRGAILPVQIGPDGLRRLEGTAVGNYVAGNAGPRRAVTVRITGEGRPLPDARFLLVEDLGPDNEEVHVYRTDATGMARLYMPDRPAPYRLRAFAAGYVTNEAGWDSPAPSDLRLDLERATYIGGTVVDTSGAAVAGVAVSIPVLGGHNWDAQEPLPHAVNTDEGGRWSCDVAPKDLGEFWVSLDHPDYATTTYTVAELPVAALRDGSAVLTIGDAIGLPGLVVDDDDVPIAGARVIELENWRQRSLRATGRVATSDSNGVFEIKPIRPGESVLRIDAAGFVSGAETVNVTAGMPPVRIVLTRGGMLRGRVLDAGGNPLGKIQVSASARSETGVSLGGFSGKTDGEGRFLWSEAPNATISLSFYRENPHAPNGDDYHHLPDVKAGEEEQVFTVPFAPMPQGIAEGQALIDRYNQMHAPEQIGDVAFQFSVEENFDPAAPPKVRTYSGVRAADGRYNELVKFGPDGDERPVWRDSWNGTTYVRHGHPGPGDKGEAGPSDYFVSGEMEEAAHLVALDWLLIFVRDHSYTRRFSVMGYEDGVVTLGDDGEVAMTIRFTDTERLYYDRLEFFDGDGRRVFTAEASDWSNYNDISYPNSVLGRYTYEAMQGESKFNNEMILPIKANDPEADIFAIEIPEDGAVVFDMGGERNSVAAAELDAGLMARKEYLEAVAAWSGGGDVAGLARSDE, from the coding sequence ATGGTTGACACCGCGGTCCTTCTGGGGACCTTCTTCGAAACGTGGCCCCTTTTGGGCCGCCTCGCTTTCGCCAGCCTGGAGTTGTGCGCGCTGGTTCCGCTGCTGGCGCTGGCCATTAAGTGTGGTGCGATCCGCAGCCATCGGATCCAGTCGCTGCTCTGGGCCATCGTACTACTCAACGCGCTCGTTGCCGTAGCCTTTCGCGCGCCGTTCGATCTGGCGGTGCTTGATAGCGCATCGCGCGGAGCCTCTCCCGTCGCCGTTGGGTCCAATAATCTCTATACGCCGCGACTGCTGGACTCCCGGCGTGTGGGTCCGGAGGCTGGAATTCCGGCGTCGGCCGTGCGCGATATCAAGACCGCGATGGCGGCACCGGCGGGGGTGGCGCCGCCAAAGGCAGCGCGGAAAGCGGCTCCCTGGCGGGGATACTCTCCCGCGGCGTGGCTGATAGGTTTCTGGGTCGCGGGCGCGGGCGCGCTGCTGGCCTGGCTGCTGGTCGAGCAGATTCGCCTCCACGGTTTGCGGCGGCGGACGCGGGCTCCCTCACGGGCTCTTCTGGCCGCCTACGAGGCCGAGCTGGAGGGAGCGGCCCGTTGGTGGACGCCGGCGCTTCGCGTTACCGAGGAGTTGGAGACGCCGGCGATTGCCGGAATAGTTCGCCCGGTGATACTGGCGCCGCAGTGGCTGGAGCGGGAGGGCACGGCGGAGCAATGGGCGTGGACGCTGCGGCACGAGCTGACGCACTGGCGGCATGGGGATACGTTGGGCCAGATGCTGCGGCTGGTCGCGCAGGCGGTCTTTTTCTTTCACCCCTGCGTCTGGTGGGCGGGCAAGCGCTGGGAGGAGTCGGCCGAGCTTGCGTGCGATCGCGCGCTGCTCAAGACCGAGCACGACGCGGTGGGCTATGCGCGCGAGCTGTGCGAATTGCTGGGCATGATCGGGAAACGGCAACGTCCGTTGATGTCGGCGGGGCTCTTCGCGAGCCGGAGCCATATCGGGCGGCGTATTGAGACGCTGCTTGGGGATCCGTTCTCGCACCCGGACCGGCTGCGTCTGTGGCAGCGCGCACTGACGTGCTGCGCGCTTGTCGGGCTTCTGAGCGTCGACCCCGGTGTGGCCGGCGCGCGAACCGAGCCAGCGCTACCCCTGGCCTCCGCGATCACGGCGGCCGCGCCGCCCGAAGCCGGCGCGACGCCGGGCGCGCGGGTATTGCGCTTCCCCGAAGACTATTCCATGGGCACGTTGCAGATCGGCGGCGAGAGCGTCGACGCGCGAGGCGCGGTCGAGGCGCCCGCCGGGGCGCCGGTCTATCTTCGTGTGAATGACGCGGGCGCCGCGGACCTTTCGCCGCTGGCGAACTTCGGCGCCACGGATATCCAGTCACTTTCCCTTACCGGAACGGCGGTCCAGGACGAGCAACTTGCCCATATACAAGGATTAACCGGATTGACGCGCCTGGAGCTTCGCGAGACGCCTGTCACGGACGCGGGGATGCAGTATCTTGCCGGAATGACCCAACTCATTCGGCTCAATATCAATAGCACCGACGTGGGGGATGAGGGTATGCGCCATCTCGGCGGAATGACGGCCATGCAGGAGCTTGTCCTGAATCGGACTCAAGTGGGAGATGAGGGGTTGTCGTATATCCGGAATATGTCTAACCTGACCTATCTGGACATGTGGATGCTCGACATCACGGACGAGGGGATGCGGTATCTGGCGGGCCTTCGGAACCTGGACGAGCTCGGGATTGAAGATACGCTCATCACCGATAGCGGGCTCGAGTTCCTGGAGGGGCTTCAACGATTGCGCCGGTTGAATCTGGAAAACAACAACATCACCGACGCGGGGCTGGCGTCGCTTCAGAAACTGCCCAATCTGGCCGAAGTAAGCCTGGCGGACACCTATCTCACCGACGCAGGCATGGCGATCCTCGCGCGGTTTCCGGCGCTACGGGGGGCCATACTCCCGGTGCAGATCGGGCCCGACGGACTGCGGCGCCTGGAGGGGACGGCGGTGGGCAACTATGTGGCCGGGAACGCGGGCCCCCGCCGCGCGGTCACGGTACGCATCACGGGCGAGGGCCGCCCCCTGCCCGATGCGCGCTTCCTGCTTGTGGAGGACTTGGGCCCGGACAACGAAGAGGTCCATGTCTACCGCACGGACGCGACGGGGATGGCCCGGCTCTATATGCCCGATCGGCCCGCGCCCTACCGGCTGCGGGCTTTTGCGGCGGGGTATGTGACCAATGAGGCCGGCTGGGATTCGCCCGCGCCATCCGATCTGCGGCTGGATCTCGAACGGGCAACCTACATCGGCGGTACCGTAGTGGATACGTCGGGCGCCGCCGTAGCGGGGGTGGCCGTATCGATCCCCGTTCTCGGCGGGCACAATTGGGACGCCCAGGAGCCGCTGCCTCACGCGGTCAACACCGACGAAGGTGGACGCTGGAGCTGCGATGTGGCGCCGAAGGATTTGGGGGAGTTCTGGGTCTCACTGGACCATCCCGACTACGCCACTACGACGTATACGGTCGCCGAACTTCCCGTCGCGGCGCTGCGTGACGGCTCGGCGGTACTGACGATCGGCGACGCGATCGGCCTGCCGGGATTGGTGGTCGATGACGATGATGTTCCGATCGCGGGTGCGCGGGTGATCGAACTGGAAAACTGGCGGCAGCGGTCCTTGCGCGCCACGGGCCGTGTCGCAACCTCCGATTCCAATGGCGTTTTCGAAATCAAGCCGATCCGGCCCGGCGAGTCCGTGTTGAGAATCGATGCGGCGGGATTTGTTTCCGGCGCCGAGACGGTCAATGTCACCGCGGGCATGCCGCCCGTCCGCATTGTGCTAACCAGGGGCGGCATGCTGCGCGGGCGGGTGCTGGACGCCGGCGGGAACCCCCTGGGGAAGATTCAGGTAAGCGCTTCGGCACGGTCGGAGACTGGGGTCAGCCTGGGCGGATTCAGTGGAAAGACCGACGGCGAGGGCCGGTTTTTATGGTCGGAGGCGCCCAACGCCACGATCAGCCTCAGCTTTTACCGAGAGAATCCGCACGCGCCCAATGGAGATGACTACCATCACCTGCCGGACGTGAAGGCGGGTGAAGAGGAGCAGGTCTTCACCGTGCCCTTCGCGCCAATGCCGCAGGGTATCGCGGAGGGCCAGGCGCTCATCGACCGGTATAACCAGATGCACGCGCCGGAGCAGATCGGCGATGTGGCCTTCCAATTCAGCGTCGAAGAGAACTTTGACCCTGCCGCTCCACCCAAGGTTCGCACCTACAGCGGAGTTCGCGCGGCTGACGGACGCTACAACGAATTGGTGAAATTCGGGCCTGACGGCGATGAGCGGCCGGTATGGCGCGACTCCTGGAATGGAACCACCTATGTCCGTCACGGCCACCCGGGCCCGGGGGATAAGGGCGAGGCGGGGCCGTCGGACTATTTTGTGTCGGGCGAAATGGAGGAGGCCGCCCATCTCGTCGCGTTGGATTGGCTCTTGATCTTCGTCCGCGACCATTCGTACACCAGGCGGTTTTCCGTCATGGGTTATGAGGATGGCGTTGTGACCCTGGGCGACGATGGGGAGGTCGCCATGACCATTCGATTCACCGATACGGAGCGCCTCTATTACGACCGCCTCGAATTTTTTGACGGCGACGGGCGTAGGGTATTTACGGCAGAGGC
- a CDS encoding BlaI/MecI/CopY family transcriptional regulator, translating to MANRIKNTPRDLPPLSRLEQRVMGIVWNLGECGSSEVIEEFNRTERLAESTIRTVLANLRKKGYVELVPTIARQHRFRPAVSRENVGKRTLRDLVSGFFGGSPRQVLSCLIKEERLSDEDLEALRKLIEEQQGKGK from the coding sequence GTGGCAAATCGAATCAAGAATACGCCGCGCGACCTTCCGCCCCTGTCGCGCCTTGAGCAGCGGGTGATGGGCATTGTGTGGAACCTCGGAGAGTGCGGATCCAGCGAGGTCATCGAAGAATTCAACCGAACCGAGCGCCTGGCGGAGTCCACCATCCGCACGGTTCTGGCGAATTTGCGGAAGAAGGGCTACGTTGAACTCGTTCCGACGATTGCGCGGCAGCACCGCTTCAGGCCGGCGGTGAGCCGCGAGAACGTGGGGAAGCGCACGTTGCGGGACCTGGTATCCGGATTCTTCGGCGGTTCGCCGCGCCAGGTTCTCTCCTGTCTAATCAAGGAGGAACGACTCAGCGACGAGGATCTGGAGGCGCTCCGGAAGCTGATCGAGGAGCAGCAGGGAAAGGGCAAGTGA
- a CDS encoding MarR family transcriptional regulator, whose product MSPLQSEIKQSRGFSSAAEEALLNLQRTADHIQIAFTRLFRAHGITGQQYNVLRILRGAGEPLPILEIGARMVTVVPAITGLIDRLEKLGLVCRTRSDADRRVISVTLLEPGRRLLADLDEPVTALNRELLAHMDDAELRSAIALLEKMRAHCPSCQEKH is encoded by the coding sequence ATGAGCCCGTTACAATCCGAAATTAAACAGTCGCGGGGCTTCTCCTCGGCCGCCGAGGAAGCCCTGCTCAACCTCCAGCGCACCGCCGACCACATCCAGATCGCCTTTACCCGCCTCTTCCGGGCCCATGGCATCACGGGCCAGCAGTACAATGTGCTGCGCATCCTGCGGGGGGCCGGGGAGCCCCTCCCCATCCTCGAAATCGGCGCGCGCATGGTCACGGTCGTCCCCGCCATTACGGGCCTGATCGACCGCCTCGAAAAGCTGGGCCTGGTCTGCCGGACGCGCTCGGATGCGGATCGCCGCGTGATCAGCGTGACCCTGCTGGAGCCGGGCCGGCGCCTGCTGGCGGATCTCGACGAGCCCGTGACCGCGCTGAACCGCGAGCTGCTGGCGCACATGGACGACGCCGAACTTCGATCGGCGATCGCGCTGCTGGAAAAGATGCGGGCCCATTGTCCCTCCTGCCAGGAGAAACATTGA
- the ric gene encoding iron-sulfur cluster repair di-iron protein, giving the protein MSTITATQTVGELVTAHPSRSRVFEAFQIDYCCGGKRSLEEACLKKGVDMDAVLDALHRSDARRAAGDEIDAAAMPLDELCDHIVERHHEYLRLELPRLIQMSQKVAKVHGDRDPRLEELANTVQGLAGELDSHTMKEEYVLFPVIRLFARQEGLPPMPFGTLSNPIHAMEAEHDDAGGGLERIAELTDDFTPPDWACNTYQALLDGLHDLAMDLHLHIHKENNVLFPRAMEEEARRRPAMHFA; this is encoded by the coding sequence ATGAGCACCATTACCGCAACCCAGACCGTCGGCGAACTCGTCACGGCCCACCCGTCCCGCTCGCGCGTCTTTGAAGCCTTCCAGATCGATTACTGCTGCGGCGGCAAGCGCTCGCTGGAGGAGGCCTGCCTGAAAAAGGGCGTCGACATGGACGCCGTCCTCGACGCGCTCCACCGCTCCGACGCCCGCCGCGCCGCCGGCGACGAAATCGACGCGGCGGCGATGCCGCTGGACGAGCTCTGCGACCACATCGTGGAGCGCCACCACGAGTACTTGCGCCTGGAACTGCCCCGGCTGATCCAGATGTCCCAGAAAGTGGCCAAGGTTCACGGCGACCGCGATCCGCGCCTGGAGGAACTGGCGAACACCGTCCAGGGGCTGGCGGGCGAACTCGACAGCCACACGATGAAGGAGGAATACGTGCTGTTTCCCGTCATTCGGCTGTTCGCGCGCCAGGAGGGCCTGCCGCCCATGCCCTTCGGGACCCTGTCGAACCCGATTCACGCCATGGAGGCGGAACACGACGACGCCGGCGGTGGGCTAGAGCGGATCGCGGAACTGACCGACGACTTCACGCCGCCGGACTGGGCCTGCAACACCTACCAGGCCCTCCTGGATGGCCTGCACGACCTGGCGATGGATCTCCACCTCCACATCCACAAGGAGAACAACGTGCTGTTCCCGCGGGCGATGGAAGAGGAGGCGCGCCGCCGCCCCGCCATGCACTTCGCGTGA